The following are encoded together in the Oscarella lobularis chromosome 10, ooOscLobu1.1, whole genome shotgun sequence genome:
- the LOC136192348 gene encoding histone acetyltransferase KAT2A-like — MELESASPNMGEYMKSSGRPMESSDDFYQNSISYLVADGTVRQHRAKRMERKKRQLDELSRVQKLERISLYLPCQIDQCKCRGWKQTIATKETSQSRLLEPCHDCQHPADAHVAHLHDLSTEIVSQLFVVVSDVETVLGLIQRTDDVDERRIYDRISQLFTRTLLELQLKPNVNVLAGAPPFENPSVTAAVQKFVSRQYDYLGQPQWQMMSTLAKHFLYFVNRWKMESLSKYGRRADGIGISVAEYGGIYEKWLIYCSVPLSCISLPFFEPALIFGHHFIKAIYPILSQQILVQFKSGKYASEDALPSLLAAFPKFLNDFRKEVDNDHSSIWEPDLTTTNPSTFQSLSSSQVDDVSGLLEPSGHKEEGPSLGKMPSPWTASNDKSARDDADAAASATFAAAPASAVAAAVGSADVPADSFLADDINLLNVSLESCESFGDIISSLDLIQMCSAGQPAVPMTDPLLPVSAPKTDPLPYMDSHSLEESLLELDIGSAAEAILMEDANLATCSRGDFLRAINTSQDGASNHTSDNKSTRYENDKGSDDDDNEGDAVNPPQPKQAKTGLDDLAELFSTVTDPEKMLGPEPSAFGVHTARDDAARDEERRGIISFHIISNAPGLLPVHGDLRERRQHLIWLIEMKNVFSHQLPRMPKEYITRVVFDSKHRSLALVKNNHVAGGICFRMFPGQGFSEIVFCAISSNEQVKGYGTHMMNHLKDYHIRHKLLHFLTFADEFAVGYFRKQGFSCRITLPKSVYQGYIKEYEGATLMQCELNPAISHTQLSVILRKQKEVVRQLIEKKQGIRRVYPGLKCFKEGARQIPIESIPGILETNWKPPSGQKDAADFDPELLQPKLKQLYVQLKNHPDSWPFHKPVDQNDVPDYYDVIKFPMDLQSIGNRLKSGYYANRKLFTADVIRMLNNCKVYNDKDTEYYQCAVSVEKFFVSKMHQ; from the exons ATGGAATTGGAATCAGCGTCGCCGAATATGGGGGAATATATGAAAA GTTCTGGGCGGCCGATGGAGTCTTCAGACGACTTTTATCAAAATTCGATATCGTACCTGGTGGCTGATGGAACTGTAAGGCAGCATCGCGCGAAACGgatggaaagaaagaagcggCAGCTCGACGAACTTTCTCGAGTGCAGAAACTCGAACGCATAAGCCTATACCTGCCGTGCCAG ATCGATCAGTGCAAGTGCCGAGGCTGGAAGCaaacgatcgcgacgaaggagacgtcCCAATCGCGTTTGCTCGAACCCTGTCACGATTGCCAACATCCGGCCGACGCCCACGTGGCTCACTTGCACGACCTCTCGACCGAAATCGTCTCgcagctcttcgtcgtcgtttcggacgTCGAAACGGTTCTCGGTCTGATTCAGcgcaccgacgacgtcgacgagcgacggatATACGATCGGATCTCTCAGCTGTTTACTCGGACGCTGCTCGAGCTCCAGCTCAAGCCGAATGTCAACGTTCTCGCCGGAGCTCCGCCGTTTGAAAATCCTTCAGTCACGGCG gccGTTCAGAAATTTGTGTCGCGTCAATATGATTACCTCGGGCAGCCTCAGTGGCAGATGATGAGTACGCTGGCGAAGCACTTTCTCTACTTTGTCAATCGCTGGAAGATGGAGAGTCTGTCGAAGTACGGACGACGAGCGGATGGAATTGGAATCAGCGTCGCCGAATATGGGGGAATATATGAAAA gtggCTCATTTACTGCAGTGTTCCGCTTAGTTGCATCAGCCTGCCTTTCTTTGAACCGGCACTCATATTTGGTCACCACTTCATTAAGGCTATCTATCCGATTTTGTCGCAGCAGATTCTTGTCCAGTTCAAATCAGGAAAATATGCGTCGGAAGACGCGCTTCCGTCGCTATTGGCCGCCTTTCCAAA ATTCTTAAACGACTTTCGAAAGGAGGTCGACAACGATCACTCTTCAATATGGGAACCAGATTTGACGACTACTAACCCAAGCACATTCCAAAGCCTATCCAGTAGTCAAGTAGACGACGTCAGTGGACTTCTAGAGCCTTCCGGTCACAAGGAAGAAGGACCGTCCTTAGGCAAAATGCCTTCGCCTTGGACTGCGAGCAATGATAAGTCTGCGCGCGATGATGCCGATGCTGCggcttcggcgacgttcgctGCCGCTCCAGCGTCCGCTGTTGCTGCGGCTGTTGGGTCCGCTGACGTTCCCGCGGACAGctttctcgccgacgacatCAATCTTCTCAACGTTTCTTTGGAATCGTGCGAGTCGTTTGGCGACATTATTTCGAGCTTGGATTTGATTCAGATGTGTTCGGCCGGGCAGCCGGCTGTGCCGATGACCGATCCTCTGTTGCCGGTTAGTGCACCAAAAACGGACCCTTTGCCGTATATGGATAGCCATTCGTTGGAAGAGAGTCTTCTCGAGCTTGACATTG GGAGTGCTGCTGAAGCTATCTTGATGGAGGATGCTAATCTGGCAACGTGCTCTCGTGGAGATTTCTTGCGCGCGATAAATACCAGTCAAGACGGTGCATCGAATCATACGTCTGATA ATAAATCGACAAGGTATGAGAATGACAAGggcagtgacgacgacgacaacgaaggaGACGCGGTAAATCCTCCTCAACCCAAACAAGCTAAAACAG GCTTAGATGATCTGGCTGAACTGTTTTCGACTGTGACCGATCCAGAAAAGATGCTCGGTCCCGAG CCGTCTGCATTTGGCGTCCACACGGCTCGCGATGACGCTGCTCGCGATGAAGAGCGTCGCGGAATTATCTCGTTTCATATCATTAGCAACGCTCCTGGTCTTCTGCCCGTGCACGGCGATTTGCGAGAGCGAAGGCAGCATCTCATTTGGTTGATTGAAATGAAGAACGTCTTCAGTCACCAATTGCCTCGAATGCCGAAGGAGTACATAACCAGGGTGGTGTTTGATTC AAAGCATCGCTCTTTGGCTTTGGTGAAGAACAATCACGTCGCCGGTGGAATTTGCTTTCGCATGTTTCCCGGTCAAGGCTTTTCCGAGATTGTTTTCTGTGCCATTTCGTCGAATGAGCAAGTGAAG GGGTATGGAACTCATATGATGAATCACCTCAAGGATTATCACATTCGACACAAACTGCTACACTTTCTTACTTTCGCTGATGAGTTTGCTGTAGGATACTTTAGGAAACAG GGATTTTCGTGTCGCATCACTCTGCCAAAGTCTGTCTACCAGGGCTACATCAAAGAATACGAGGGTGCAACTCTAATGCAG TGTGAGCTGAATCCAGCTATTTCGCACACGCAACTGTCAGTCATATtaagaaaacaaaaggag GTTGTTCGGCAGCTGATTGAAAAGAAGCAAGGAATCAGGAGAGTGTATCCAGGCTTGAAGTGCTTCAAGGAGGGCGCGCGGCAAATTCCAATTGAAAGCATTCCTGGCATAC TGGAGACGAACTGGAAACCGCCATCTGGTCAGAA AGACGCAGCTGATTTTGATCCAGAACTTCTTCAGCCTAAGCTAAAGCAACTGTATGTGCAGCTGAAG AATCATCCCGATTCTTGGCCGTTTCACAAGCCAGTTGATCAGAATGACGTTCCTGACTACTACGATGTGATCAAGTTTCCTATGG ATTTGCAATCCATTGGTAATCGTTTGAAGTCTGGTTATTATGCTAATAGAAAATTGTTTACGGCCGATGTCATTCGGATGCTAAACAATTGCAAAGTGTACAACGACAAGGATACTGAGTACTACCAGTGTGCCGTAAGCGTGGAAAAATTTTTCGTATCTAAAATGCACCAGTAA
- the LOC136192352 gene encoding stomatin-like protein stl-1 encodes MRRAQQILVQPRAFVRRASYRASVSQQRPPANLGIAFVPQQQAWIIERFGKFNRILHPGLNFCIPVLEQISYVQSLKEITIDIPQQSAITLDNVTLHIDGVLYYKIFDPYKASYGIEHHSYAVVQLAQTTMRSELGKISLDNVFQERTALNHGIVEAINSASEAWGIHCMRYEIRDIQLPEKVKEAMQMQVEAERKKRAQVLTSEGERQAAINVAEGHKQSQILASEALKMEQINEAEGEAKAIMARADARARAIRAVAAAIEEQGGANAASLSVAEQYVDAFGNLAKTNNTVLLPSDTGNIASMVGQAMSIFGQMTKKGDGNQTDPSPRGGSGRGRGSSHGSDRGVGGGDGSGIEGSQSRHEFSVFTSPTRKLQDH; translated from the exons ATGCGAAGAGCTCAGCAGATTCTAGTTCAA CCCCGCGCTTTCGTGCGACGCGCGAGCTACCGAGCTTCTGTTTCACAACAAAGACCGCCTGCTAACCTC GGCATCGCGTTCGTTCCGCAACAGCAGGCTTGGATCATCGAACGATTTGGAAAATTTAACAGAATACTTCATCCG GGACTGAATTTTTGCATTCCTGTTTTGGAGCAAATCAGCTACGTGCAGAGCTTGAAGGAAATAACAATAGACATTCCACAGCAGTCCGCTATAACCTTAG ATAATGTTACACTTCATATTGATGGAGTGCTCTATTACAAGATATTTGATCCTTACAAA GCGTCCTATGGGATTGAACATCACAGTTATGCTGTCGTCCAGCTGGCACAAACAACAATGAGATCAGAACTTG GAAAGATATCTCTGGATAATGTCTTTCAGGAAAGAACAGCCCTAAATCATGGTATTGTTG AGGCTATTAATAGTGCTTCAGAAGCGTGGGGAATTCACTGCATGAGGTACGAAATTAGAGATATTCAGCTTCCCGAGAAGGTGAAAGAAGCTATGCAAATGCAG GTGGAAGcggaaaggaaaaagagagcTCAAGTTTTAACTTCAGAAG GCGAACGGCAAGCTGCTATCAATGTTGCCGAAGGACACAAACAAAGTCAAATTTTGGCGTCAGAAGCGTTAAAGATGGAGCAAATAAATGAAGCTGAAG GCGAGGCAAAGGCGATAATGGCTCGAGCAGACGCTCGAGCTCGGGCTATTCGTGCTGTGGCTGCGGCAATTGAGGAGCAGGGCGGCGCTAACGCTGCTTCTCTCAGCGTAGCAGAGCAG tacgtcgacgcgtttgGAAACCTTGCCAAAACAAACAATACTGTTCTTCTGCCATCAGACACAGGAAACATTGCTTCGATGGTAGGCCAG GCAATGAGCATATTTGGTCAAATGacaaaaaaaggagacgGAAATCAAACTGACCCAAGTCCTCGTGGTGGCAGTGGCCGTGGCCGTGGAAGTAGCCATGGCAGCGATAGGGGCGTTggtggcggcgacggcagcggcaTTGAGGGGTCTCAATCTCGACATGAATTCTCTGTCTTTACGTCGCCAACGAGAAAGCTCCAAGATCATTAG
- the LOC136192351 gene encoding hemicentin-2-like produces the protein MHIFIFLYFVAAEGTTMMENALKLPVQQARWRISKWSPCSTTCGKGMQTRSIYCKGVCSLSPILPTRRRPCSPTPPRCPQLESRNRRLAERQVAAPLYMCTAPRSNVRELVTVEGSSVYMWCMADNVKFAWLKEGERIVADGRYKLGNGYFNISNVRMSDSGQYTCLSHTGEKLGFQLIVKNLEWFYKETVLIDYGTTVLVECQEQYSYTAWKKSSVPIRFGSVEKTLVLKNFTSADCGLYECYYESPPTSSSDVKVFSGELLLFGEKVRLPCIDEEAVTWLKDGTVIDSKCDIMKDGSLYLGAVTMLEVGIYTCFYRGEMKQNHSVDVAEPPAITRLVSRSSGNLSVGSSAVVSCADSLTILCEAIGYPRPTNQWNVDGIPLSSGRHPRARLEPDGSLRLTNIQPMDQGTYQCNASNTVGFSVMETEVKVRIALCPKAPNITRTPEKMKKVSSRALLGNVAMEKIAVQRKWVLLIDCIASGSPVPLITWRQPDGRLVERTGRIRQPRHGRLRIGGVRRDDAGLYTCTARNWVGRDSIRVNVTVRNPPEPVVFDGRTGGKVRTAISFAEGEELRLVCRDVAGAESRLSWVGENDVESFYRYSALVLRGKMSSKLVGSYRCAAESAVGSLVTSAAVVVTMKPLKFTVQPSFSVKIDRLPIPIFSSKTVLADDGSSFAISCACTDASSLEWLKDGASVDSSVRRRIHTAWQNDDATSSLAFTQFSSNDTGVYTCSISNSFISKTSSVTISVKGLPVIGASSQFSKINGVEKYVSIGNDVTTRVGENVALYCMAVGEPPLSISVFRNGVPLRQYGLTSTSSILSLVLALMNVALKPATTYECRVNNARGFASKKSVVNVIAAPTIALFRGRQRIRSSLDVALNSSVSVDCVVTGGRPTPVIRWEMDRGRRVVNSDNRVRSMPLASLKSRLIIDTMTIADAKTYTCVAENEAEAVSSDIQILALAGNDAFNFSYPDLDSAEAPTDESEANRYDDDDELDDLKWSTVDRAGRVTLYDASAEWTAPEEEEEEEEELVSGARTIGDDEKARCERRATARRQLRAIVDQDDRMEVNNTTRYPVKATGVVFYTKPSDPGEPRFCTGTLINVRHVLTAAHCISDGNGHFYSNITFAPAANGKAPIPLPYGAIPWEKLMTVAGYHYKRLTGYDYGLIVLAKGPGHFMPFMRSRFLLRNPIPSPLVSINQYPIDKENGGVPVMVYANCSVGRPLYRNLTISHTCDTAGGASGSGMYASYRKKPQPAVVLIHTGRLFSTGNNRALVIDKAKYWQLCRWIESTGGKVDGGCRARFGKNRNKEVTVAGGTN, from the exons ATGCACAT atttatttttctctacttCGTCGCTGCTGAAGGAACAACCATGATGGAGAACGCTCTAAAATTACCAGTTCAGCAG GCAAGATGGCGGATCTCGAAATGGAGTCCCTGCTCAACGACGTGCGGAAAGGGCATGCAAACGCGTTCTATCTACTGCAAAGGCGTCTGCTCGTTATCTCCTATACTACCAACGCGGCGGCGCCCTTGCTCGCCAACGCCGCCCCGCTGTCCCCAACTCGAGTCTCGAAACCGTCGCCTTGCGGAGCGTCAAGTCGCCGCTCCCCTGTACATGTGCACTGCGCCGAGAAGCAACGTTCGCGAACTTGTCACCGTCGAAGGATCGTCAGTCTACATGTGGTGTATGGCCGACAACGTCAAATTTGCGTGGCTGAAAGAGGGcgaacgaatcgtcgccgacgggCGCTACAAGCTTGGGAACGGGTACTTCAACATCAGCAACGTAAGGATGAGCGACTCCGGTCAGTATACGTGTCTTTCCCACACCGGAGAGAAGCTAGGCTTTCAGCTAATAG TTAAAAATCTTGAGTGGTTTTATAAAGAGACCGTGCTTATTGACTATGGCACCACTGTGCTGGTGGAGTGCCAGGAGCAGTACAGCTACACGGCTTGGAAGAAGAGCAGCGTTCCCATTCGATTTGGTTCAGTCGAAAAGACGCTTGTTTTGAAGAACTTCACTTCTGCCGACTGTGGACTTTATGAGTGTTACTATGAGAGCCCACCGACTTCTTCCAGCGACGTGAAAGTGTTCTCGGGCGAATTGCTTCTTTTTGGTGAAAAGGTGAGACTTCCTTGTATAGACGAAGAGGCAGTCACTTGGTTGAAAGATGGCACCGTCATTGACTCAAAGTGCGAT ATAATGAAAGATGGCAGCTTATATCTTGGTGCAGTAACAATGCTGGAGGTCGGCATCTACACCTGTTTCTATCGGGGTGAAATGAAACAAAATCactccgtcgacgttgcaG AACCTCCAGCTATCACGAGGTTAGTCAGTCGTTCTTCTGGAAATTTATCCGTTGGCAGTTCTGCTGTCGTTTCCTGCGCTGATTCGCTGACGATTCTGTGCGAAGCTATTGGGTATCCACGCCCCACAAACCAGtggaacgtcgacggcattcCACTGTCGTCGGGGCGGCATCCTCGCGCTCGCTTGGAACCGGACGGATCGCTGCGTCTCACAAACATTCAGCCAATGGATCAGGGCACATATCAGTGCAACGCATCTAACACGGTGGGATTCAGCGTCATGGAGACTGAAGTCAAAGTCAGAA TTGCGCTCTGCCCCAAGGCACCCAATATCACCCGAACTCCagaaaagatgaaaaaaGTTTCATCGAGAGCTCTTTTGGGCAACGTTGCCATGGAAAAAATCGCCGTGCAACGTAAATGGGTTCTTCTGATTGACTGCATCGCGTCCGGCTCGCCGGTGCCGCTCATCACCTGGCGTCAGCCCGacggtcgtctcgtcgaacgaacggGCCGAATTCGACAGCCGAGACACGGCAGACTTCGCATCGGTGgcgttcgacgcgacgacgcaggTTTGTATACGTGCACGGCCCGCAATTGGGTTGGTCGCGATTCGATTCGCGTTAACGTAACTGTAAGAAATCCCCCCGAGCCCGTCGTCTTTGACGGTCGTACGGGAGGGAAAGTGAGAACGGCGATCAGCTTCGCCGAAGGAGAGGAATTGCGTCTTGTctgtcgcgacgtcgcgggCGCAGAGTCGAGGCTCTCGTGGGTGggagagaacgacgtcgagtcgttCTATCGATATTCCGCGCTCGTGTTGCGCGGCAAGATGTCGTCGAAGTTGGTCGGCTCGTATCGGTGCGCGGCAGAAAGTGCTGTCGGCAGCTTGGTGACTTccgccgctgtcgtcgtGACGATGA AACCGCTTAAATTCACTGTGCAACCCTCGTTTTCAGTCAAGATCGACCGCTTACCGATaccgattttttcttcgaaaaccgttctcgccgacgacggctcCTCGTTCGCGATATCGTGCGCTTGCACTGACGCAAGTTCGTTGGAGTGGTTAAAAGACGGAGCGTCCGTGGATTCGAGCGTCCGACGAAGGATACACACAGCGtggcaaaacgacgacgcaacAAGCAGCCTAGCTTTCACACAGTTTTCCTCTAACGACACGGGCGTTTACACGTGCTCCATTTCGAACTCGTTTATAAGTAAAACTTCTTCCGTGACAATTTCGGTGAAAG GTTTGCCTGTTATAGGAGCGTCGTCGCAGTTTTCGAAGATAAATGGGGTTGAAAAGTATGTGAGTATTGGAAACGACGTGACGACACGCGTCGGGGAAAACGTCGCTCTTTACTGCATGGCAGTCGGCGAGCCGCCTTTGTCGATATCGGTTTTTCGTAACGGCGTTCCGTTGAGACAGTACGGACTAACATCGACCAGTTCAATTTTG AGTTTGGTTCTCGCCTTGATGAACGTCGCCTTGAAGCCGGCTACGACGTACGAATGCAGAGTCAACAACGCTCGCGGTTTTGCTAGCAAGAAGTCAGTAGTGAACGTGATTG CTGCTCCGACTATTGCGTTATTCCGAGGACGTCAACGAATTCGTTCGAGTTTGGACGTGGCCTTGAATTCGAGCGTCTCTGTCGATTGCGTTGTGACCGGCGGTCGACCCACGCCCGTCATTCGATGGGAAATGGATCGCGGCCGCCGCGTCGTCAACAGCGACAATCGCGTACGCTCTATGCCTTTGGCTTCGCTGAAATCAAGACTTATCATTGATACAATGACGATTGCCGACGCGAAGACGTATACGTGCGTCGCAGAAAACGAGGCGGAAGCGGTCAGCAGTGACATTCAGATATTGGCTTTGGCAG GGAACGATGCCTTCAACTTCTCGTATCCCGATCTCGATTCGGCCGAAGCGCCGACGGACGAGTCGGAAGCGAACcgttacgacgacgacgacgagttaGACGACCTGAAATGGTCGACCGTCGACAGGGCCGGTCGCGTGACGCTGTACGACGCGTCGGCGGAATGGACGGCaccggaagaagaagaagaggaggaggaagagctCGTGAGCGGCGCGAGAACAAtaggagacgacgagaaagcgagaTGTGAAAGACGCGCGACCGCTCGTCGCCAATTGAGAGCCATAGTGGATCAAGACGACCGAATGGAAGTCAACAACACCACGCGGTATCCTGTCAAGGCGACCGGAGTTGTTTTCTACACCAAACC TTCGGATCCGGGTGAGCCGAGATTCTGCACTGGAACGCTTATCAATGTACGGCACGTATTGACGGCAGCGCACTGCATCAGCGACGGAAACGGCCACTTTTACTCCAACATTACATTTGCGCCAGCTGCCAACGGCAAGGCGCCGATTCCGTTGCCGTACGGAGCGATTCCGTGGGAAAAG CTGATGACCGTCGCTGGATATCACTATAAACGATTGACAGGATACGATTACG GATTAATTGTATTAGCTAAGGGTCCTGGTCACTTTATGCCGTTCATGCGCAGCCGATTTCTCCTGCGAAATCCCATTCCGTCGCCTCTTGTCAGCATCAATCAGTATCCCATTGATAAGGAGAACGGTGGCGTGCCCGTCATGGTGTACGCCAATTGTTCGGTGGGTCGACCGCTTTACCGCAATCTGACCATATCGCATACGTGCGACACGGCGGGCGGCGCGAGCGGATCAGGTATGTACGCGTCGTACAGAAAGAAGCCCCAGCCAGCGGTCGTGCTCATTCACACGGGCCGCCTATTCTCCACGGGCAACAACCGCGCTCTTGTCATCGACAAGGCGAAATACTGGCAGCTGTGTCGGTGGATCGAAAGTACCGGTGGCAAAGTGGACGGCGGATGTAGAGCGCGATTTGGAAAGAACCGAAACAAAGAAGTAACCGTCGCCGGTGGGACGAATTAA